The DNA segment TCTCAAGCAAGAGCCGATCCGACATATCAAAGCACGGGCGTCTTTTGATAATCGGACTTTCCAGCTTAAACTGAATGATGGAAATGGCTTGATGAATTTTGGTGATTTGCAGCTGTTCTTGCTCGGTTAGTTTTTCATTTGAAATTCTCTTTGGGCGAAAAACCGGATTGTCATCATAGTATTTTTCTGCAAGGTTCAGAAGCGGCCTCAGATTGATTCCATACACATCTTCAATAATATCTAAATTATTGTAGCGAGCGCATATCCGGATGATATTCGCCAGACATACCTTAGAACCGGCAAAAGCACCTAACCATAGGACATCATGGTTCCCCCACTGAATATCAACGGAATGATAATTGATGAGCGTATCAACAATTTTGTGAGGAGCGGGACCTCGGTCATAAATATCCCCTACAACATGAAGATGGTCCACAACTAATCGCTGAGTGGTATAAGCAAGACCAATTATCAATTTATCGGCTTGGCCAAGGGAAATAATTTTCTCGACCATTTTAGTATAATAATCTTTTTTGTTTTTGAGTTCGTCCGTCTTATACAATAACTCTTCAATAATGTAAACAAATTGTGTAGGCAAAGCTCTACGTAATTTCGAACGTGTATTCTTGGAAGAAGCGTATGAGACAAGCTTCATCATACGCTCGATCATTACTATATACCATTCTTGCAATTCCTTTTTACTGCTAAAATTGCTTTTTATTAACTGTAATTTCTCCTCTGGATAATAAACGAATGTCGCAAATTCATTTAGCTCATGTTCATGCAATTCATCTTTGAAAAGGTCTCTGATTTTCACTTTTACATTTCCGGAACCATTCCGCAGCACATGCTGAAATGCCTGATATTCGCCGTGTAAATCGCTCACAAAATGTTCCGTTCCCTTAGGCAAATTCAGAATGGCTTCAAGATTAATGATTTCAGTGACCACTTTTTCTTCACTGTCATATTTTTGCGCTAACAAATCTAAGTATTTTAAATTTAACATGAGGTACCCCCTTTTAAATGTCGGTCTTTATTCTTCTATAGAAACTTTTTATCTTCTAGTGCAAAAAATCGCTCTTCTACTAACTATTCAAAGTGTATTTCTACATTATCTAAGTAATTTTTAGTGGCGTAAGTTAGACCTTCAATTATATTTTATTATAACAGGAGATTTCTCTACGAGACTTATCCTATCAGAGGGTTTGATAGTTTAAATAGAAAACTATTATTATCTTATTTATATTAACATTAATTCCTAATTTATGAATTTATCAAAAACTCTTTAATATAACCTCCATGTACCAAACTTTTCTCTAAATACGATACAACTGGTTGTAAAATATATATGACACTTTAGGAGCTATTTTGCACTATAAGTAAATATAAAAAGCCCAATTTCCCAAAATTAAATTGAGAAATTGGCTTTCGTTACTCAGGAAAAGGGAACGATTGCTGAATAAGATTTTTTCAACATATTCTTAAGGACTTTGCTCCTGTGTAAAAAAGGTTTGAGCCTAATTTACATTTTTAAGCCATAAACTTTTGCCCATTTAAAGCATTTTTTACCCTAATTTCAGGTTTGGCCACTTATTGCCTTTAAATAGGCTAAGTTGCATACTGTTTTCATATTAAAATTTTGAGATGGATACCGATATTTGACGTGTAGGCAGCTAATAAAAATGCAACCCCAATCATTAAATATTTTTTCAATTTCACCATCTCCTTTACTTATATTATCCTAGCATTACCAATTTAATCCTTAAAGACCGTATACTTATATACAAAGAAGATAGTTGGAGAGGGGAAATTTCAGTGATTGAAGGTTTGACTGTAAATGAAAGAGAACATTTTTTGTCATTAGTTACGACTGAACAACGGGACTTTTTAGAAACCGAAGTGAAGCGTGGGAGACGTACCATCTTTGAAAATGCGATGAGGGAAGAAAAAATATCTGCCATCAAATCTGTTGATATCGCCCTGGAAGACGATGAAAAGAATGTGGTGGATTGGATGATATCGGACTATATTGATTTTGGATTAGGAAATCTCGAAGGTCGATGTGCGTGTCGCCGACGGTTACGTTATCAATTCACGGTCGAGCATCAAAAGTCCGGGAAAAAGATTCAATACGGCAAAGAGCATTTAAGCACCTTCTTAAATATTGATGTTCGAGATATTGATGGGGTTATCCATGAATTAGATAAGTTTGACTTTGAGCTAGATGAACTTCTTGTGAAAATACAGGAGGACGATTATGGATACGAACATTACGAGAAAATACAGGATAAATCAGTCGTTGCGAAGGATATTTTGAAACATATGGAGCTTCACATTCCTTTGTTTGACCGCCAAATCAATCGGTTGAAGAATTTGTATAAAAATCAATTGGAAGCTATCTTGAAGAAAAAACGAAAAGCCCAACTTGAAATCGAACTGAAAAAACACCAACAGGATAAAGAGCAATTTGAACAGCTAAAACGAGAAAATAAACAAATCGAGGATATGTTGTTTGCCCAACGTAAAGATGAATTTGAAAAGAAAAATCAAGAAAATGAGTATAAGAAGAAGCAACTACTCAAAAATAAAGTACGAAATGCGAAACAAATGGAAGCTTTACAAGAACTGATTGGGTATGGGGCAAAGTTAGAGGATGTAGCTTATTCGCTTGTATTAGATGGCAAACATAGTGCCGTTGAGATTAGTAAAATCATTGTGACTCATATGAATGTCGATAAACGCATTTCGGTAGGTACATTGGGTAGACCGTATATTTATATGGATGTACTCTTGGCTTTACGGACACATGTAGAAAATGGGAAACTGATTATGGATGAATCATCAAATGTTGACGATTGCATTTTCTTTGTCAATCCTTATCCAGAAGAACATATCGTGGATGACAAGCCGAAAGAAAAACAAGGACAGCAAGAATTAGCATTGCCTTAAAAAGAAGCAAGAGCAGACGTGTTTCATCTGTTCTTTTTTTACAGCCTGGTATTTTAGAAAATATAATGTCTATATAATTTGTATAATAAAAGCAGTAGCAATAACACATAGGGCCAAATAAAAAAAGACTCAATCCATTTCAATTTGGATTGGGTCTAGCTCGTCTTATTTAATTTATCCAAAAGTTAATGGGATATTATGTTAAATAATAATTCGAGGGGGTTGCATATGAAAAAATCAAAAGAAATGAAATATTTTCATTTTATATTATTAGTATTAACACTATCAGCTTGTACTCCAAGTCCTGATTTCGAAATGTATGAAGGGAAATCTTTAAGAATAGCAGTTGTTGGAGAACCACCAGAAGTAAAAGAAGAACAAGTACACTTTAAAGAAATTTCATTTGATGAAATGACAAGTGAAGAACTGAAGTCTTATGATGCTGTTTTTATTATGAGAGAAAACCTTCCCCAAGCCGCTGAAAGTTATTATGCAGATATTTATTTGAATTCACCCAATCCTTTCTTCTTTATTCAATCAACTAAAAGTTATAATTCTTTTATTGACAAAGAACAAGAATACGCTGATGCACTTGATATTTCGCAATATGGTGGCTACTACGCTACTGGGTTTCTAGCTTCGTTAAAGGATGAAAATCATAAGTTTTGGAGATACGGTTTATATAACGATATAGAAAATAACGAAAATATTAAAGATGTTTATTCACGGATATTTAACACAATTGAACAAAATTCACATCCTTAATACATATTGATGTCCCATTCAAAATTAATGTCAGAACGAAAAACATAACTTGAATGAAGATCGGTAGTTGTCACGATTGATGTAGGCAACTGCTAGAGGAAGTGAGATTCCGTAAGGTTTTGCTGGTGGGAGAGAACTTCCGAGAACCGTTGTTATGTCAACATGAATTGTATACTCTAATTCAAGTTGGGCGTGAGCTTGCTAGTCAACAAATAAGCGAGGGGCATCGTCTTCTAATTGCTGGAGAAATGGGAATTGGAAATACCTCTGCCTCAAGTGCCCTAGTCACTGCAATCACGTGAGCAAACGTTGAAGAAGTTGGTGGCACTGGAACAGGAATTGACCAAGAAGCGAAACTTAGAAAAATAGCGATTATTGAAAAGGTGATTCAAAAAAGAGGGATTGATGCTCATACCGCACCATTAGCGATATTGGCAAAAGTAGGAGGGCTTGAAATTGCCGCTTTGGCAGGAGTGATTCTTGAAGGGGCTGAAAGACATATTCCTGTCTTGGTTGATGGGTTTATTTCCTCAACAGCTGCTCTTGTCGTAGCTGAGCTTGATCCCGCTGTTCGTCCATATCTGATAATTGCGCATCAATCTGTAGAGGAAGGACATAGGATTTTGACTGATTATCTAGGAATAAAACCGTTACCCAAAATAGCTTGTAGAGAAAAAACC comes from the Paenisporosarcina antarctica genome and includes:
- a CDS encoding fructose-1,6-bisphosphatase gives rise to the protein MLNLKYLDLLAQKYDSEEKVVTEIINLEAILNLPKGTEHFVSDLHGEYQAFQHVLRNGSGNVKVKIRDLFKDELHEHELNEFATFVYYPEEKLQLIKSNFSSKKELQEWYIVMIERMMKLVSYASSKNTRSKLRRALPTQFVYIIEELLYKTDELKNKKDYYTKMVEKIISLGQADKLIIGLAYTTQRLVVDHLHVVGDIYDRGPAPHKIVDTLINYHSVDIQWGNHDVLWLGAFAGSKVCLANIIRICARYNNLDIIEDVYGINLRPLLNLAEKYYDDNPVFRPKRISNEKLTEQEQLQITKIHQAISIIQFKLESPIIKRRPCFDMSDRLLLEKINYDKNEATLHGKTYPLENICFATINPEKPEELLEEEKQVMDKLLFSVQHSEKLARHMNFLMKKGSLYLKYNGNLLIHGCIPLDEIGNMKKMKIEGKTYAGRELLDVFERFLRYAFAHPDETDDFATDMVWYLWTGENSSLFGKREMTTFERYFIKEKETHKERKNPYYYLREDEEICRKMLAEFDLNPKLGRIINGHTPVKEIDGENPIKANGKMIVIDGGFSKAYQSTTGIAGYTLLYNSYGMELVAHQLFISKEEVLSNETDVLSVKRLVDEELKRKKVRETNIGEGLLQEISNLNSLMEHRYMK